One window of Nocardia nova SH22a genomic DNA carries:
- a CDS encoding formylglycine-generating enzyme family protein, producing MQHRTESGKQTCQCAPSAGRDAISEPRESAADAEISERISAPGPSGSLITLHGGTFTMGDESPWAYPGDGEGPCHTVTVDAFAIGRYAVTNAEFAEFVTATGYRTDAEKYGWSFVFAGLLPDDMPPTRAVANAPWWRQVTGADWAHPYGPASDVAGSADHPVIHVSWADARAYCAWSGTRLPTEAEWEYAARAGSTGPFPWGADFEPGGQRAMNIFTGDFPRPAPDAHLGTMPVNAYAPNDFGLYNTTGNVWEWCSDFFSPDYYRHSPATNPAGPDLGRDRVMRGGSYLCHRSYCRRYRVSARQGSEPASSTGNLGFRVAADVR from the coding sequence ATGCAACACCGCACCGAATCCGGAAAACAAACGTGCCAGTGCGCCCCCTCGGCAGGCCGCGACGCGATATCGGAACCGCGCGAATCCGCCGCCGATGCGGAAATTTCCGAGCGAATATCCGCTCCGGGCCCGAGCGGATCCCTGATCACCTTGCACGGCGGCACCTTCACCATGGGCGATGAGAGTCCCTGGGCCTATCCCGGCGACGGTGAGGGCCCGTGCCACACGGTGACCGTCGATGCCTTCGCGATCGGCCGCTACGCGGTCACCAATGCCGAATTCGCGGAATTCGTCACCGCCACCGGATATCGCACCGATGCCGAGAAGTACGGCTGGTCGTTCGTCTTCGCCGGACTGCTGCCCGACGATATGCCGCCGACGCGGGCAGTGGCGAACGCGCCGTGGTGGCGGCAGGTCACCGGCGCGGATTGGGCGCATCCGTACGGGCCCGCCTCCGATGTCGCGGGATCGGCCGATCATCCGGTCATCCACGTGTCCTGGGCGGACGCGCGGGCCTACTGCGCGTGGTCGGGCACCCGGCTGCCCACCGAAGCGGAGTGGGAATACGCCGCGCGAGCGGGATCGACCGGGCCGTTCCCGTGGGGAGCGGACTTCGAGCCGGGCGGGCAGCGCGCGATGAACATCTTCACCGGTGATTTTCCGCGCCCCGCTCCCGACGCGCATCTGGGCACGATGCCGGTGAACGCCTACGCGCCCAACGATTTCGGGCTCTACAACACCACCGGCAACGTGTGGGAGTGGTGCTCGGACTTCTTCTCCCCGGACTACTACCGGCACAGTCCCGCCACCAACCCCGCCGGTCCCGATCTGGGACGCGACCGGGTCATGCGCGGCGGCTCGTATCTGTGCCACCGGTCCTACTGCCGCCGCTATCGCGTCTCGGCCCGCCAGGGCAGCGAACCGGCGTCCTCGACCGGCAATCTCGGCTTCCGGGTCGCCGCCGACGTGCGCTGA
- the cobT gene encoding nicotinate-nucleotide--dimethylbenzimidazole phosphoribosyltransferase, whose protein sequence is MVNDAAGGPGLRTLVLGGARSGKSAYAEAVAGREGPVRYVATARPEPGDADFADRIAAHRVRRPGTWNVVEGDPITVLGDPAPVTLIDDLGTWLTGRIDARNAWDAPRDTVRPDIDALIVAVNGYAGRLLIVSPEVGLGVLPATRSGRLFTDEIGTLNQRLAAVCDEVILVVAGIPTVLKGAGRAESEAILPVTDTGSDRTASTAGAAGTAAVASSGATGRTAAGAGSDTADEPHGTGGGTDTPGTSAGSAGAAAAAVAADGVSGSAAPADLASGASVPRGLAEFDGTTPSFGPVAAPDARVRGEAERRQLELTKPGGALGRLETLGNWVAACQGVCPPRQFERARVVVFAGDHGVARHGVSAYPSEVTAQMVANFLAGGAAVNALARLAGATVRVVDIAVDAETDPSVSAHKIRRSSGSIDREDALTEAELHAALAAGRAIADEEIDAGADLLIAGDMGIGNTTPATVLVATLTDTEPVVAVGRGTGVDDAGWMRKASAIRDAMWRARPHRLDPFALLRVAGGADFAATAGYLAQAAARRTPVILDGVVVTAAALVAEMLAPGAKRWWVAGHRSTEPSHPIALRRLELEPLVELEMRLGEGSGALSALPLLRAAIAALAEMSTFGEAGVSSSESAAPEVVS, encoded by the coding sequence GTGGTGAACGATGCTGCGGGCGGCCCTGGGCTGCGGACGCTGGTGCTCGGTGGGGCGCGCTCGGGTAAATCGGCCTATGCCGAGGCGGTGGCCGGGCGCGAGGGGCCCGTACGGTACGTCGCGACCGCGCGGCCGGAGCCCGGCGACGCCGATTTCGCCGACCGTATCGCCGCCCACCGGGTTCGCCGCCCCGGCACCTGGAATGTGGTGGAGGGCGATCCGATCACCGTGCTCGGTGATCCCGCGCCGGTGACCCTCATCGACGATCTGGGCACCTGGCTGACCGGCCGCATCGACGCGCGCAATGCCTGGGACGCGCCGCGCGACACCGTCCGGCCCGATATCGACGCGCTGATCGTTGCGGTGAACGGGTATGCCGGGCGCCTGCTGATCGTGAGCCCCGAAGTGGGGCTGGGTGTCCTTCCCGCGACCCGCTCCGGGCGGCTGTTCACCGACGAGATCGGGACGCTCAACCAGCGGCTCGCCGCGGTCTGCGACGAGGTGATCCTCGTCGTCGCGGGAATCCCGACCGTGCTCAAGGGCGCCGGGCGCGCGGAGTCGGAGGCGATACTGCCGGTCACCGATACCGGATCCGACAGGACGGCGAGCACAGCCGGTGCCGCCGGAACAGCCGCGGTCGCGAGTTCGGGCGCCACCGGCCGGACCGCCGCTGGTGCGGGATCCGACACTGCCGATGAGCCCCATGGCACCGGCGGGGGAACTGATACTCCTGGGACGAGTGCTGGCTCTGCTGGGGCGGCGGCCGCTGCGGTTGCGGCAGACGGTGTTTCGGGGTCGGCCGCTCCTGCGGATCTTGCGTCCGGGGCCTCCGTGCCGCGCGGGCTGGCCGAATTCGACGGCACCACACCGTCGTTCGGGCCCGTGGCCGCGCCGGATGCGCGGGTGCGGGGCGAGGCCGAGCGGCGGCAGCTGGAGTTGACCAAACCCGGTGGGGCGCTGGGGCGGCTCGAGACGCTGGGGAACTGGGTCGCGGCCTGTCAGGGGGTCTGTCCGCCGCGTCAGTTCGAGCGGGCCCGGGTCGTGGTGTTCGCCGGGGATCACGGTGTTGCGCGACATGGGGTTTCGGCCTATCCGAGTGAGGTGACCGCGCAGATGGTCGCCAACTTCCTGGCCGGTGGCGCCGCGGTGAACGCGCTCGCCCGCCTGGCCGGTGCGACGGTGCGGGTGGTCGACATCGCGGTGGACGCCGAGACCGATCCGTCGGTGTCGGCGCACAAGATCCGCCGCTCCAGCGGGTCGATCGACCGCGAGGACGCGCTCACCGAGGCCGAACTGCACGCGGCGCTGGCCGCCGGGCGGGCGATCGCCGACGAGGAGATCGACGCCGGAGCGGACCTGCTGATCGCGGGCGATATGGGCATCGGGAACACCACGCCCGCAACGGTTCTCGTCGCGACCCTGACCGACACCGAACCGGTCGTCGCCGTCGGCCGCGGCACCGGCGTCGACGACGCGGGCTGGATGCGCAAGGCCTCCGCCATCCGCGACGCGATGTGGCGGGCCCGCCCGCACCGGCTGGATCCGTTCGCACTGCTGCGGGTGGCCGGTGGCGCCGACTTCGCCGCCACCGCGGGCTATCTGGCCCAGGCCGCCGCCCGCCGCACCCCGGTGATCCTGGACGGTGTGGTCGTGACCGCGGCCGCGTTGGTGGCCGAGATGCTGGCTCCCGGGGCGAAGCGCTGGTGGGTGGCCGGGCACCGATCGACCGAACCGTCCCATCCGATCGCGCTGCGGAGACTGGAACTGGAGCCGCTGGTCGAATTGGAGATGCGGCTGGGGGAGGGGTCCGGCGCGCTGAGTGCGCTGCCGCTGCTGCGCGCCGCCATCGCCGCGCTCGCGGAGATGTCCACCTTCGGCGAGGCCGGGGTGAGCTCCTCGGAGTCCGCCGCGCCGGAAGTCGTGTCCTGA
- a CDS encoding ATP-grasp domain-containing protein: MEIAVTLQDMGVDVAIPIFEETVEWAGAINSVLLGNPRLLGQAMLLRDKSLMKRRAQLGGIRVGIFEEAHERDDVIRFLKRVNQTLLKLDGDPNDPIHIKAFDKAGCLGHRIIRTPDEIDTIPDEEFPLLMESHLDGWEFAVEAWIHDGKIRFLNISEYVTLGYSVFVPATPELEKYRPEITRQVEKLIKTFDIEFGFVHPEYFVTSDGEMYFGEVAYRPPGFKVFELLERAYGFNAYHALVLAFDPKTTEEEIVNFFPREVVDATGHAGSFGVYPRRRVVTHLSVPDETEDHDYFEAHELLAPLEEKVTKRTAFGNHWGLLYFFGADPYALRDLLKRQEELDFYV; the protein is encoded by the coding sequence ATGGAGATCGCGGTGACACTGCAGGACATGGGTGTCGACGTCGCCATCCCGATCTTCGAGGAGACCGTCGAGTGGGCGGGCGCGATCAACTCCGTGCTGCTCGGCAATCCGCGCCTGCTCGGCCAGGCCATGTTGCTGCGCGACAAATCGCTGATGAAACGCCGGGCGCAACTCGGCGGGATCCGGGTCGGGATCTTCGAGGAGGCACACGAGCGCGACGATGTGATCCGATTCCTCAAGCGCGTCAACCAGACCCTGCTCAAACTCGACGGCGATCCCAACGATCCGATCCATATCAAGGCATTCGACAAGGCCGGATGTCTCGGGCATCGGATCATCCGCACCCCGGACGAGATCGATACGATTCCCGACGAGGAATTCCCGCTGCTGATGGAATCCCACCTGGACGGCTGGGAATTCGCGGTCGAGGCATGGATCCACGACGGCAAGATCCGCTTCCTCAACATCTCCGAATACGTGACGCTCGGATATTCCGTATTCGTGCCCGCCACACCGGAACTCGAGAAGTACCGGCCGGAGATCACGCGGCAGGTGGAGAAGCTGATCAAGACGTTCGACATCGAGTTCGGATTCGTCCATCCGGAGTATTTCGTCACCAGCGACGGTGAGATGTACTTCGGCGAGGTCGCCTACCGGCCGCCGGGCTTCAAGGTGTTCGAATTGCTGGAGCGGGCATACGGTTTCAACGCCTACCACGCCCTGGTGCTGGCGTTCGATCCGAAGACCACCGAGGAGGAGATCGTGAACTTCTTCCCGCGGGAGGTGGTCGATGCCACAGGACATGCCGGGTCGTTCGGGGTTTATCCACGCCGCCGGGTGGTCACCCATCTGTCGGTCCCCGATGAAACCGAGGACCACGACTACTTCGAGGCACACGAGCTCCTGGCTCCCCTCGAGGAGAAAGTCACCAAGCGAACGGCGTTCGGAAACCACTGGGGATTGCTGTACTTCTTCGGTGCGGATCCGTACGCTCTCCGGGACCTGCTGAAACGACAAGAAGAACTCGACTTCTACGTCTGA
- a CDS encoding adenosylcobinamide-GDP ribazoletransferase, with product MAALRLAVSWLTVLPVRGPQTVDRAAAAGAIAAAPLVGALLGAGATGLLWVLCWAGAGSALAALVTVGALALATRGMHIDGLADTADGLGSYGPPERAREIMKSGGAGPFGVAALIFAIGIQALAFAALADAGHWLAVGLAVAVGRVAVVAACRGYRAAPGTGFGALVAATQSWVTVLVWIVIALGVSVFAVSRPWQGPVAVVVASALAALLVRHCVRRFDGLGGDVLGAALELGVATTAAVLSLS from the coding sequence ATCGCCGCCCTCCGGCTCGCGGTGTCGTGGCTGACCGTACTGCCGGTCCGCGGTCCGCAGACCGTCGATCGCGCGGCGGCCGCCGGTGCCATCGCCGCCGCCCCGCTGGTCGGCGCGCTGCTGGGCGCCGGCGCCACCGGCCTGCTGTGGGTATTGTGCTGGGCCGGTGCGGGTTCGGCGCTCGCCGCACTGGTGACGGTCGGCGCACTGGCGCTGGCCACCCGGGGAATGCACATCGACGGCCTCGCCGACACCGCGGACGGGCTGGGCAGCTACGGACCGCCCGAGCGCGCCCGCGAGATCATGAAAAGCGGTGGGGCGGGACCGTTCGGCGTCGCGGCCCTGATCTTCGCGATCGGCATCCAGGCACTCGCCTTCGCCGCGCTGGCCGATGCCGGTCACTGGTTGGCCGTCGGGCTGGCGGTGGCGGTGGGCCGGGTGGCCGTGGTCGCGGCCTGCCGGGGCTACCGTGCCGCACCCGGCACCGGATTCGGTGCGCTCGTGGCTGCCACCCAGAGCTGGGTGACGGTGCTCGTGTGGATCGTCATCGCGCTGGGCGTGAGCGTTTTCGCCGTGTCCCGCCCGTGGCAGGGACCGGTCGCGGTCGTGGTGGCATCGGCGCTGGCCGCACTGCTGGTCCGGCACTGTGTGCGGCGCTTCGACGGACTGGGCGGTGACGTGCTGGGCGCCGCGCTCGAACTCGGCGTCGCGACCACCGCTGCGGTACTGTCGCTGTCGTGA
- a CDS encoding MBL fold metallo-hydrolase: MGSDRLYFRQLLAGRDWAVGDPIATQMRNFSYLIGDRETGECVVVDPAYASGDLVDIAEADGLRLTGVLATHHHPDHVGGTMMGFTLRGVRELLERVQVPVHVNTEELSWIANVTGIAESEFTGHEHGDTLSVGGVDIEFLHTPGHTPGSQCFLFENRLVAGDTLFVDGCGRTDFPGGDSDAMFRSLRNLAELKGDPVIYPGHWYSEEPSAALSSVRENNYVMRPATLEQWHMLMPG; encoded by the coding sequence ATGGGATCCGACCGTTTATATTTTCGTCAGCTGCTGGCGGGCCGCGACTGGGCCGTCGGCGATCCGATCGCCACGCAGATGCGGAACTTCTCCTATCTGATCGGTGATCGTGAGACCGGCGAATGCGTGGTGGTGGATCCGGCGTACGCGTCCGGCGATCTGGTCGATATCGCCGAGGCCGACGGTCTGCGCCTCACCGGGGTGCTGGCCACCCATCACCACCCCGATCACGTCGGCGGCACCATGATGGGTTTCACCCTGCGCGGGGTGCGCGAGTTGCTCGAGCGGGTGCAGGTTCCGGTGCACGTCAACACCGAGGAACTGTCCTGGATCGCCAATGTCACCGGTATCGCGGAAAGCGAGTTCACCGGCCACGAGCACGGTGACACGCTGAGCGTCGGCGGCGTCGATATCGAATTCCTGCACACCCCCGGGCACACGCCGGGCAGCCAGTGTTTCCTGTTCGAGAACCGCCTGGTGGCCGGGGATACGCTGTTCGTCGACGGCTGCGGCCGCACCGATTTCCCGGGCGGCGATTCCGACGCGATGTTCCGGAGTCTGCGCAATCTGGCCGAACTGAAGGGCGATCCGGTGATCTACCCCGGCCACTGGTACTCCGAAGAGCCCAGTGCCGCCCTGTCGTCGGTGCGGGAGAACAACTACGTGATGCGCCCGGCCACCCTCGAACAGTGGCACATGCTCATGCCCGGCTGA
- a CDS encoding HesB/IscA family protein, producing the protein MTVQNETTTHGVILTDAAAAKAKALLDQEGRDDLALRIAVQPGGCAGLRYQLFFDDRSLDGDLTVEFGGVKLAVDRMSAPYVQGASIDFVDTIEKQGFTIDNPNATGSCACGDSFN; encoded by the coding sequence ATGACTGTGCAGAACGAGACCACCACCCACGGTGTGATCCTCACCGACGCGGCCGCGGCCAAGGCCAAGGCGCTGCTGGACCAGGAGGGCCGCGACGATCTGGCCCTGCGCATCGCCGTGCAGCCCGGTGGTTGCGCCGGCCTGCGGTACCAGCTGTTCTTCGACGACCGCAGCCTCGACGGCGACCTCACCGTCGAGTTCGGCGGCGTCAAGCTCGCGGTCGACCGGATGAGCGCCCCCTACGTGCAGGGTGCGTCGATCGACTTCGTCGACACCATCGAGAAGCAGGGTTTCACCATCGACAACCCGAACGCCACGGGCTCCTGCGCCTGCGGCGACAGCTTCAACTGA
- a CDS encoding GAP family protein produces MGGLLVALIPEIIGLIITPGAIVGCVLLLQSGRPMPNASAFGLAFLLVYTQIGLAALLGGAGDPGATSKQTSHWAGLAVGLLFLVCGLWVAVRRPRARDGSPRWVSELENVGPRGAFLMGLGLAVINPNLFIMMSGMSLISSSGVSAAMAILATVVLLIAAILDFVIPIGIYMLLGDRARGGLDAAKTWMVGHTRMLSLAVLFGFGALFTLRGIVNLA; encoded by the coding sequence ATGGGTGGTCTGCTCGTCGCGCTGATCCCGGAGATCATCGGGTTGATCATCACCCCCGGGGCGATCGTCGGATGTGTGCTGCTGTTGCAGTCGGGCCGCCCGATGCCGAACGCCTCCGCCTTCGGGCTCGCGTTCCTGCTGGTCTACACCCAGATCGGACTCGCGGCGCTGCTCGGCGGCGCCGGGGATCCGGGGGCGACCAGTAAACAGACCTCGCATTGGGCGGGCCTCGCGGTCGGCCTGCTGTTCCTGGTGTGCGGACTGTGGGTCGCGGTCCGCAGGCCGAGGGCGCGCGACGGATCGCCGCGCTGGGTCTCCGAACTCGAGAACGTCGGTCCCCGAGGGGCTTTCCTGATGGGGCTCGGACTCGCGGTGATCAATCCGAATCTGTTCATCATGATGTCCGGGATGAGCCTGATCTCGAGTTCGGGCGTCTCGGCGGCGATGGCGATCCTCGCGACCGTCGTGCTGCTGATCGCCGCGATCCTGGATTTCGTGATCCCCATCGGTATCTACATGCTGCTCGGCGACCGCGCCCGCGGCGGCCTCGACGCCGCCAAGACCTGGATGGTCGGGCACACCCGGATGCTGTCGCTCGCGGTGCTGTTCGGCTTCGGCGCGTTGTTCACCCTGCGCGGCATCGTGAATCTGGCGTGA
- a CDS encoding DUF3043 domain-containing protein: MPSNSLVGVKFLRRGDASTTDDHADDTSTVSGDDSATVAGGSALTAGKGRPTPKRRDAEGRRRGPVAPAPLTAKEARARRKAGRGNREERKAASADRRAAAADRRARMLAGEDKYLLPRDRGPVRAYVRDLVDARRNLVGLFMPLALVLILTMFLTPQVQAYVTLAMIVMMLFMVGEGFLIGRIINKRVAERYPDDTTSRWSLGWYAFVRASQIRRMRAPKPRVSPGDAV; the protein is encoded by the coding sequence ATGCCATCCAATAGCCTGGTCGGCGTGAAGTTCCTGCGCCGTGGCGATGCCAGCACCACCGACGACCACGCCGACGACACCTCGACCGTGTCCGGCGACGACTCGGCAACCGTCGCGGGCGGGTCGGCGCTGACCGCCGGTAAGGGGCGTCCCACACCCAAGCGCCGCGATGCCGAGGGCCGCCGCCGCGGCCCGGTCGCACCGGCGCCGCTGACCGCCAAGGAGGCCCGGGCCCGGCGCAAGGCCGGTCGCGGTAACCGGGAGGAACGCAAGGCGGCCTCGGCCGATCGCCGCGCCGCCGCCGCGGACCGCCGCGCGCGCATGCTCGCCGGTGAGGACAAGTATCTGCTGCCGCGCGACCGCGGGCCGGTGCGGGCCTACGTCCGGGATCTGGTCGACGCCCGGCGCAATCTGGTGGGCCTGTTCATGCCGCTGGCGCTGGTCCTGATCCTCACCATGTTCCTCACACCGCAGGTGCAGGCCTACGTCACCCTCGCGATGATCGTGATGATGCTGTTCATGGTCGGCGAGGGCTTCCTGATCGGACGCATCATCAACAAGCGGGTCGCCGAGCGCTACCCCGACGACACCACCTCGCGCTGGTCGCTGGGCTGGTACGCCTTCGTGCGGGCCTCGCAGATCCGGCGCATGCGCGCCCCCAAACCGCGGGTCTCACCCGGCGACGCGGTCTGA
- a CDS encoding GAP family protein — translation MGTVLGELLPLAVGVAISPIPIVAAILMLLSPRAGGTSAGFAAGWVLGILVVTVIVVALSGSIDADAGPTHAAGVAWVKIVLGVLLVVLAVRQWRGRSDTSVPGWMQAIDRMTFGKATGLGILLSAVNPKNLLLAVSAGVAIGTGGLSVGGKIVAVVVFTLIGACTVLVPVIGYALAADRLRGTLDDLKSWLQANNHAVMAVVLLVMGAVVAGKGIAGL, via the coding sequence ATGGGAACCGTACTCGGCGAATTGCTGCCCCTCGCGGTCGGTGTGGCGATCTCGCCCATTCCGATCGTCGCCGCCATCCTCATGCTGCTGTCGCCGCGCGCGGGCGGCACGAGTGCGGGTTTCGCGGCGGGCTGGGTGCTCGGCATCCTGGTCGTCACCGTGATCGTGGTCGCGCTCTCGGGATCGATCGACGCCGACGCCGGTCCCACCCATGCCGCGGGGGTGGCGTGGGTGAAGATCGTGCTGGGCGTACTGCTCGTCGTACTGGCCGTCCGGCAGTGGCGCGGCCGCTCCGACACCTCGGTTCCCGGCTGGATGCAGGCCATCGACCGGATGACCTTCGGCAAGGCGACCGGTCTGGGCATCCTGCTGTCGGCGGTGAATCCGAAGAATCTGCTGCTGGCCGTGTCGGCCGGGGTGGCGATCGGCACCGGTGGCCTGTCCGTGGGCGGGAAGATCGTCGCGGTCGTGGTGTTCACGCTGATCGGCGCCTGCACCGTCCTGGTGCCGGTGATCGGTTACGCGCTGGCCGCCGACCGCCTGCGCGGCACCCTCGACGACCTGAAGTCGTGGCTGCAGGCCAACAATCACGCGGTGATGGCGGTGGTCCTGCTCGTCATGGGCGCGGTGGTGGCGGGGAAGGGAATCGCCGGACTGTAG
- a CDS encoding carbohydrate kinase family protein has product MTIAVSASIATDHLMRFPGKFSDVLLADQLQHVSLSFLVDDLVIRRGGVGGNIAYAMGLLGGNPLLLGAVGADFAEYREWLERHGVDCSAVRVSETAHTARFVCTTDESMAQIASFYPGAMSEAREISIAEVAENRSLDLVLVGANDPDAMLRHTEECRKLGIPFAADPSQQLARLDGEQALALIDGATYLFTNEYEWGLLLQKTGLSPEEVGRRVGIRVTTLGAKGAVIVDGDGVEVNIEVVPENSKVDPTGVGDAFRAGFLTGHTSGLSLARSAQLGSLAAVLVLETVGTQEWSLDRDTALERLRGAYGPEAADELATVLG; this is encoded by the coding sequence GTGACCATCGCTGTGTCCGCATCCATCGCGACCGACCATCTGATGCGTTTTCCGGGGAAATTCTCCGATGTGCTGCTCGCCGACCAGTTGCAGCATGTTTCGCTGAGCTTCCTGGTCGACGATCTGGTGATCCGCCGAGGCGGTGTGGGCGGCAACATCGCGTACGCCATGGGCCTGCTGGGCGGTAATCCGCTGCTGCTCGGCGCCGTCGGCGCCGATTTCGCCGAGTACCGCGAATGGCTCGAGCGCCACGGCGTGGACTGCTCGGCGGTCCGCGTCTCCGAGACCGCGCACACCGCCCGCTTCGTCTGCACCACCGACGAGAGCATGGCCCAGATCGCGTCGTTCTACCCCGGCGCGATGAGCGAGGCCCGCGAGATCTCCATCGCCGAGGTGGCCGAAAACCGTTCTCTGGACCTGGTTCTGGTGGGCGCCAACGACCCCGACGCGATGCTGCGCCACACCGAGGAGTGCCGCAAGCTCGGTATCCCGTTCGCCGCCGACCCCTCCCAGCAGCTGGCCCGCCTCGACGGCGAGCAGGCACTGGCCCTGATCGACGGCGCCACATACCTTTTCACCAACGAGTACGAGTGGGGTCTGCTGCTGCAGAAGACCGGCCTGTCCCCCGAGGAGGTCGGCCGCCGCGTCGGTATCCGGGTCACCACCCTGGGCGCGAAGGGCGCCGTGATCGTCGACGGTGACGGTGTCGAGGTGAATATCGAAGTGGTGCCGGAGAATTCGAAGGTCGACCCGACCGGTGTCGGTGACGCGTTCCGGGCCGGATTCCTCACCGGGCACACCTCGGGCCTGAGCCTGGCGCGGTCGGCGCAACTGGGTTCGCTGGCGGCGGTTCTGGTGCTGGAGACGGTGGGTACCCAGGAATGGTCGCTGGACCGCGACACCGCCCTGGAGCGGCTGCGCGGCGCCTACGGCCCGGAGGCCGCGGACGAACTGGCGACCGTACTGGGCTGA